The following nucleotide sequence is from Drosophila kikkawai strain 14028-0561.14 chromosome 2L, DkikHiC1v2, whole genome shotgun sequence.
CATTCGGAGTCCTTGTTTATGTCCTGCTCCTCGCCATGCATGGGAATACGTACATACGTGTGTTTGCTTTATGGGTCGGCACAACACAATCATGCATATTTCCCAGGACTCCGCTGGCCCCAGTCTTTGGTCGAGTTTACGCACTTTATTAACATACGGAAAGGGCCAGAGGAGCGAGAGCAAGGAGCAAGGAGTCACATAAAAAATGAATCTGAAGCCAGACATCATTCGCTGCTGCTCGCTGCTGCggaatttaatatatataaaagggcacaacaatattattataaaatgctTAAACAGAATATTGAAATGAGCTCAAGTAAACGATTCACTTTATGGCGAATTTCCCCCGTTGGACAGAAGAAGGGTTCATCCAAAGCCTTCAATCATATTTTCCAACTCTCCTTGGGCTCTTTTGAATGTTGAATTTGACTTGTGAGGGTGAGTGAGGGGGAGTGGGAGGATTGGGAAGAATGGGAGGAGTACCATTGGTGGTCAGCTGGTGTTAGAGACAATGAACCCAGCTCACATTCAGTGATGGAAGGCGCTTAAAGAGGGATTCTGTCATGTCTCTCCAGtggctttttttttcccccccagAGCTTTAATTAACTTGGAGTTGGGAATACATTTTgcagtttaattaaaaatttcacagcaGCATCGGAGGAGTTTCTCTTCAAGGAAAATATCTGGACATCTGCTCTGTTTGTCGCTGATCAAAtgcacaaaacaaacaaaacctttGAGTAAACAAGCAACGACGATGGAGAAATAACCAGGGTGGCTGGCACTGCCGCTGATGATATTTCTGATGTCGAGGTCGGGTGCGAGTTCTGTCCGCCACGCAAAGTGTCAATAACAATTTACACTTGAGACGATATCTCAATATTGTTGCACGACAGCAACAGCTATGGGAGCACACACAGGAGGGATAGGAGGGACAGGAGGCAGGAGGGAGAAGGCAGAAGGCAGGAGGGAGGAGGCAGTAGGTCCGGATTCCGGGGGACAGCCAACAAAGGGAATCAGGCGAATGGCATTTGTTGAGAGCAACAGGAGGACAATGACGAGTGGGCACAGCTATGtgagttttgtttatttagtcAGCGACACGCAACAACTAGGCCCCCAGACCAGGACCAGGAGAACGCTTGGCCATCTGTCGCCGGCCAGTCATCGCCGGATCCCAACGAGACTTCAAGCAGAACTGAGATTCCCAATGAAACAGCGCAGACTAGCAGCTGTCTAATCAAGCGCAGAAGCTCTCTTTATGAGTTTAATATTGAAATCACAGTCGGGAAATCGTAAAATCCTTGCACAACTCAATGGCAAAGGTAATCAAGGACTGCTGAGAAAAGTTCACGTTCCACACCTCATTAGTGCTGGCAGCTCGTTTGATttttcaagaaaaatattatgatatttaaggaagagaacaaaaaaaggaacaaaaaaaagggtcTCAAAGGTggataatattattttaaaactaaaaaaagagAGTTCTAGGGtagaaacaatttatttttaattttaaaaagttaaagttaattaaataaaatctcaAAAAATGTTGTGTCAACACTGAAGCCCCCATCTCATTACAAAGTGCCTTCAAAGTGTGTGAGTGCCAGgaataaagtttttttttattattatttcaactGCCATGATTGCACTGGCAAAGGATAAAGGGAACTGCAGTCGAGTTTCGGGCAAAGTTTAACAGGACTCTTGAAGCAGGACTTGAGGGTTCTCAAGGGTTCCTAGATACTCCCACTGCcttgtaaaataaaagaattccCGCTCATCGACTGGGGTTGAGCTCTGTTGGGGCCCTGTAAGTCCTGCTCCATGAGCTGTACTCATTCGCTAGGCAAACACGAATCGTTTTTGGACACTCCAGTTAAGCTTCAAGTGGACACACATTCTCCCACAAGTGGCGATGTGTGTCCAAAGGGATTCCCGAAATCCATCTGGTGATCCGAGCCGCGCGGCAGGCAGCCTCTCTTGAGGATGCCTCTTTCTGGCCCGGCTCCTTGGCTATTTATGCCAATTAGCTCTTGTAAATGCTAATTAGAAGGAGAAAAAGAGGGAGAAGGAGGGTAAGATGGGGGCCAAGAGTCAGAGACCGAGTGAGAGCTCGACTGGGCCAGCTGATAAATTAGCCATGAATATTCAGCGGCCCCGCGCAACATTATTTTccgcaaaattaaattatacatttttaagttgCGCCCAGTCGAGGCCAAAAGGACTCAGGCCTACACTTGCATAAAAACCAGCAATCGAGTTATGAATGCAATATGGAAATGAGTTGCTATGATgattttgtataataaaaagtattaaaaaaaaggattttcTTCAaggaagctaaaaaaaaaaccgaattTAGAGTTTTCTCTTAGTGCCTCCTTCTATAATTAGCCACTCGAATATTTGTGCCACCGATTATGATGGCCCCTGATGATGGCGAAGAGCCTGAGCCTTTGACGAGTTTATTTTCTCAAGCCCAAAGGTCTCTGTTCCGGCAAATGTATTGCGCAAAATGGCATAGAAATTGCCTTTAAAAAACGCATCAAATTATGCCCACCCCCCCTCCGGATGGAGGAGGAAGCACATCCCTTTTCCCCCTTCAAATTAGTGCACACAAAGCAGCGCCGGATGGGGGACACAGGCTAGTAGTGGCTACTTGGCGTATTTACCAGGCGCTTAACCGACTTTCCGCATGCAGGACCCCAGTCTCCACTCTCCACcaccatttcccatttcccttcCTGCAAATATATTGGCAATGCCGCTGCTGGCAAAGTGCTCCTCCACAATGGCACTCGTTCAGACAATGTTAAATGCGCGCTCTCTCGCTGCGAGCTGTCTGTCAACTTGGCTCAAGTGGCTCCAGTCGCAGCTCCAATCCTGGTTCCTCTTCTCGTCCGCCACTCGATCGATTCGCCGGCCTGACAGCGGCACAATGCGGACGCGGATGCGGAAGCGGAGTGCACTTGTCGCCATCATTGACATCAATGCGTCGTAGCTGGCTTTTTAGCTGTCGCGCCCAATGAGGAGCTTCGAAGGGTGacggagcagcaggaggagcagtgGGAGGAGTATTGGCCAAACACTTTGGCATAATTTGCTGCGAATAACTAATGGGCGTGGCCTGTGCTTTTGGCACCGATAACCTACTCCACTACTCAAAAAAAAGCAGCCTTAATCGGTATTAGGCACTGTGAAGAATTCTAAGGattctgtttttaaattaGCCAGACTATAGCTTTTGGTTTACCTTTAAATTAACAatcgtttttcttttaatttaaatatttacgcTGATACTTaacttatatatatccctTGCAATTCAGCTTCTGTAGAGTTTCCTATGGTAGCTTTATATTATAGTCATACGATTACGACTTATATACTACCTCCTATATGCAAAAAGTCTTAtcaatgtttacattttattgtgtATATACGCCATACCTTGGcgataaatatacatacaacaTATATGCCATATAGGTTTCCTATCAATCCCAGACGAAGCCGGATTCTTCGTCGAAAGTCTTGGAATAATTTGGAAATCAGTTCTTTAGAGACTTTCATCTACCGTGGTCTTACAATCTCTCAGTTTAAAGATGCAGAATTTTGGTACCTTCTTACTTTGGGCGTTGGCTACCTGTATCCTGCGGCAAGGATCCTTCGCGGAGGATCAGTCGGGTTACATATGCCTCATTGAGGAGCCACAACAAAATCAGTGCGACAGCATTTGTCTTACTGAACTAAGCCCACGGCTTAACGAAGTCGTCAAGGCCCAGAATCAAGGGAACACGAACATCCGTGAATCTGACAATGAAATCAAATCGAAGCTGGAGACATTGGAGGTGAAAATAGGAGAAGTGCAGGCCAAGCTACCTCAGGAGGAGCATGCCAAGCTGGAAGGACAACTACAAGGACTTCAGGAGGGGCAAACCAAACTGGAGGGCCAACAAATCAAGATGGAGGCTAAACTAGAAGACAGTCTGCTTGCGGTGAAGACCAAGCTGGAAGGACAATTAGAAGGAGTGGAAGCTAAGCTGGAAGGACATCTTCAGGAGGTGCAAACCAAGGTGGAGGCTAAACTGGAAAAAAGCCTGCATGAGGTAAAGACCAAGCTGGAAGGACAACTTCAGGAGGTGCATGCCAAGCTGGAAGGGCAACTACAAGAGGTGGAAGCTAAGCTGGAAGGACATTTTCAGGAGGTGCAAACCAAGGTGAAGGCTAAACTAGAAGACAGTCTGCTTGCGGTAAAGACCCAGCTGGAAGGACAAGAGGTGGTACTGACCAAGGTGAATGACTCTCAGGCAAAACTCCAAGGAAACCTTCTTGCGATTCAGACAAATATTGAAATCCAACTTCAGGCGGTTTTAAATCAACTGCAGGCAATGTCGAACAAAATAGATGCTGCAAAGGATGGAGTCGCGGCTTCAGGCACGAACACTAGTATTCCATCAGGTTTCAAGCTAATCGGTAACAGATATTTTCGAATTGTTAAAGAATTTGTGGATTGGGAGATTGCCGAGAGAAGATGTCGTGAGCTGGGAGGTTACCTAGCTTCCATTCAAAATGAAGAAGAGTTGAACGCCATTGAACCAAAACTGTTTAAATATGGCTATTGGCTAGGCATTAACGATCGAGATAGTAAGGGCCTTTTTGAATCTGTGGCCTCACACTACCCAGCACCATTTTTAAAGTGGGATCCAGAACAACCAATCGACGGAGACCATAAGCAAAACTGCGTCTTATTGATTAAAGGCAAAATGAGGCACCACTCGTGTAAATATcctctttccttttttatttgccaggCGGACAATGAAACTTAATAAAATGCGTATTTATcgttttaaataaagtttatattaaaGTAATAATAACTTGGCATTCTTTTACTAAGAAAAAGGGGGCTCTTCCTTATTTTcagcaatatttatttgataaagGTTTTACTAGGATTATCTGGACTTCTGGTTTAATCATCGGGTTtagattattatttaaatttcaactgAATCAATGAATATTAGAGATATTATCTCAACATTTATGTACTCTTGTacacccaaaaaaataaacaaaatgaaaacaattagctgaatataatacaataatttCTCCAAAATGATTTTCTTTAGTCCCTTCCCAAACATTAACTTTTTGTGTATAAAACACATACGGGAAACATTTCCTAAGTTAACAGTTCtgtctttactttttttgtgaATTAAACA
It contains:
- the LOC138927949 gene encoding low affinity immunoglobulin epsilon Fc receptor-like; this encodes MQNFGTFLLWALATCILRQGSFAEDQSGYICLIEEPQQNQCDSICLTELSPRLNEVVKAQNQGNTNIRESDNEIKSKLETLEVKIGEVQAKLPQEEHAKLEGQLQGLQEGQTKLEGQQIKMEAKLEDSLLAVKTKLEGQLEGVEAKLEGHLQEVQTKVEAKLEKSLHEVKTKLEGQLQEVHAKLEGQLQEVEAKLEGHFQEVQTKVKAKLEDSLLAVKTQLEGQEVVLTKVNDSQAKLQGNLLAIQTNIEIQLQAVLNQLQAMSNKIDAAKDGVAASGTNTSIPSGFKLIGNRYFRIVKEFVDWEIAERRCRELGGYLASIQNEEELNAIEPKLFKYGYWLGINDRDSKGLFESVASHYPAPFLKWDPEQPIDGDHKQNCVLLIKGKMRHHSCKYPLSFFICQADNET